ACACGCCAGATTTCAGGAGTAAGGTATTGAGAATCTTGAAAGTGTAAGACAATAATGAAAATAAGGGGGCCGAGAAGAATTAATAGCCAATTAAGCCTTTTCATTTTTTAGCAGGTTTAGAAGACATAATTAACTATAAAAATGGTTTTGCGCAAAAGGCGGATACTTTCCATAACCATGGAATGTACTTAAGTCATTGATATTGAAGCCAGAGAGTTGCCTGGCGCCTTGTTTTCTTTTAGGTAGGCAATGCCAGAAAAAACTGTATCAGCATAAAATAGCCGAGGGCAAGAAATATGGCATGTAACCATACCTTCCTATTAAAATATGCCGCAGTTGCAGCCAACATCACACCACCAGAGCGAATGACGTTCTGAATGAAGACATTCCCTATGTCATTGTAAACAAAGGAGCTGATAATGGTTAGTATAAAATATACTGCAAATAGTGAGAAGAGCCACCTGGTATTCTTATAGAAGTATTCTTTCAGGTCCACTTCTTCGTTCTTTTTAAAATCAGGAAAGAGGATAACACTGATCAGGTAGAAAAGGAAAATGGGGATCAGCGAATAAATGAAGAAGAATATGCTTTCGTTAATGGCAGCTGTTCTGGGCCATATACCCCACCAGTTCTGAATAAACATGATGAAGGCAAAAATAGTCCATAGAAGGTGCTGCCAATAAATACGGATATGGTTACGATTTTTGATAATAGAACCCCATCCCTGAAAATATTCTGCACCCACATAGCCAAAGATAATGGCACTGAATACCGTGAGATACTCCGTATGGGTGAACCCTTCGATAATATCGGGGACTTTTTCCTGCATAAGGAATAAATATACAAAAATTAATTAGAGCTGATAAGTTCCTTTGCACTTTCAAAAGCAACGCTTGAAGGTTTATCTCCTCCGATCATTTTAGCTATTTCCTCGACTCGTTCCTGCTCTTCTAATGCTTTGATCTTACTTTCTGCCTTTATTGATGAGCTGTCCTTATAAACGAAATAATGTTTGTCCCCTTTAGCAGCAACCTGAGGCAGATGGCTGATCGTAATAAGCTGATGGTTCTGTGCCATGCGCTTCATCATTGAACCCAGTTTCAGGGCGATTTCTCCGGAAACACCAGTATCTATTTCGTCGAAAATGATAGTTGGCAGAGATATCTTTTGAGCCAGTATGTACTTTACACAGAACATAAACCTTGAAAACTCACCGCCGGAAGCTACTTTGGAAAGCTCCTGAGGTGCTATACCTTTATTAGCACTGAAAAGAATGTTGATCAGGTCAATTCCTTTATCAGTCAGTTCACTTTTGGTGCTGGTGATCTTTACGGTGGCATCCGGTATGCCTACCTGGGCCAGAAGTTCGCCTAGATCTTTTTCAAGTTTGACGAATACGGCATTACGTTTCTGACTTAGCTCCAGTGCCTTTTTCTCCGCAGCGTCCTTTAACTTAGCCACTTCTGCCTCAGCCTTTTGTATCTCTGCATCCATACTGTTGAAGCGGTCAGTTTTGAGGGTAAGATCTTCCCGTATGCTGATCAATTCTTCGACAGAGCCTGCATGGTGCTTCTGCTGAAGCTGATAGATCATGCTGAGCCGCTCCTGAATCAACTGGGTTTGTTCGGGGTTGAACTCAACCTGTTCTTCCTCTTTTTCCAGCTCCCTGATGATATCCTGAAGCTCTATGAAGGAACTTTCCAGACGTTCAAAAAGTGATGAATAGCCTTTGCCATACTTGCTCAACTGACCAAGGAAAACCTTAGCCTGTTGTAAACTGTCAATGGCTGAGAATTCACTGTTGGAGAGGACATCCAGTGAGCCGTTGAGTTTTGTTTTTATTTCCTCAGCATGCTCCATTACTTCAAGGGATGCTTCAAGTTCTGCCTGTTCGTCAGCTTTCAGGTCAGCCTTTACCAGTTCATTAAGCAGGAAAGTATTGTAATCAGCTTCCTTGCTTATCTCCGCATTTTCGGCTTTGAGCTTCTCCAGGTGTTTCTGAGCTTTTTTATAAGCATCATAATCCTTTTTGTATGCATGCCTCAGGGAGGTAGTGCCGGCGAAGGCATCCACAAAAGCAAGTTGGTAATTTTGTTTGCCGAGGTTCAGCGTCTCATGTTGCGAATGCACATCCATCAGTCGGGTGCCAAGCCTTTTGAGTATATCTAATGTTACAGGCGTATCATTTATAAAAGCACGCGACTTACCGGTGGGGCTTATTTCTCTTCTGAAAATAGATACCTCTGCATAATCAAGTTCTTCTTCATCAAAAGCCTTTTGCAGATTGTAGTTTCTAACATCAAACTGACCTTCTATGATACATTTGCTTTCTTCATCAAACAGCGTTTTGGTGTCGGCGCGGTTACCGAGCAGTAATCCGACTGCTCCAAGCATAATAGACTTACCCGCACCCGTTTCTCCTGTGATGATATTCAGGTTAGCTGATGGAGTGATTTCCAGGTGTTGGATTAGCGCATAATTCTTGATTAGAAGATGTTTTAGCATCCTGATTTAATAATCTATGATGATTTCAGAAATTCCGTCCAGTGCTACAACCTGTTTGGTAAGTCTCATGTTTTTAACTTCCAGACTGTCGCCCTGCAGGTTGAGAAGTGTTACCATGAGAACACTCCCGTTACCAAGCACAATATTAGCTTTTTTACCCGAAATTTCCGGCCACTTTTGAGGTATGTTATGAGTGGAGATTCTTAACTGACGTTTAGCCACGATTACTTTATTATTTTTTCGTATTCACTTCTTTTTGAAGGGTCAATGGTAGAAAGAATGTCAAAAGCCTCTCTTCTTACCTGGATATTGCCTTCCGAAAATAAGTTGATCAGCTCATCTGATTTGGCATCCAGAAAACTAATAATAAGTATTGAACTGGGGTATATGTCCCTTATCTTTTTGATACTCTTCAATACCTCAAGTATTTGCTGTCGGCTCTTGTCCCTGTCTTGCTCATAAGTATCTAAGGCCAGCCTGTGATATTTATAAAGGCCTTTGCGGATATCCTGCATCTGCTGATTGGTGAGGTTTTCTATCAGCCAGTAACGGTTTCTGGTGTTTCCCAAAGCATTCCATCCCGGACGATTGGCCTGTTGTGCATTG
This region of Fulvivirga ulvae genomic DNA includes:
- the recN gene encoding DNA repair protein RecN, producing the protein MLKHLLIKNYALIQHLEITPSANLNIITGETGAGKSIMLGAVGLLLGNRADTKTLFDEESKCIIEGQFDVRNYNLQKAFDEEELDYAEVSIFRREISPTGKSRAFINDTPVTLDILKRLGTRLMDVHSQHETLNLGKQNYQLAFVDAFAGTTSLRHAYKKDYDAYKKAQKHLEKLKAENAEISKEADYNTFLLNELVKADLKADEQAELEASLEVMEHAEEIKTKLNGSLDVLSNSEFSAIDSLQQAKVFLGQLSKYGKGYSSLFERLESSFIELQDIIRELEKEEEQVEFNPEQTQLIQERLSMIYQLQQKHHAGSVEELISIREDLTLKTDRFNSMDAEIQKAEAEVAKLKDAAEKKALELSQKRNAVFVKLEKDLGELLAQVGIPDATVKITSTKSELTDKGIDLINILFSANKGIAPQELSKVASGGEFSRFMFCVKYILAQKISLPTIIFDEIDTGVSGEIALKLGSMMKRMAQNHQLITISHLPQVAAKGDKHYFVYKDSSSIKAESKIKALEEQERVEEIAKMIGGDKPSSVAFESAKELISSN